In the genome of Vanacampus margaritifer isolate UIUO_Vmar chromosome 1, RoL_Vmar_1.0, whole genome shotgun sequence, one region contains:
- the lrrfip1b gene encoding uncharacterized protein lrrfip1b isoform X4, with the protein MGTQGPGRKRLPNQEKLTAEDDALKQIAREAEARLAARRTARAEAREIRMKELEKQHKEKYYGLDYKWGHIEQWMEDGERYSRHSRRIASLSDDEERMSVGSRGSLKVEERLDRDFLDRGSRTALTLSAATLSSLGGASSRRGSCDTSISVEMEASIREMKDSVAEAEEKYRRAMVSNAQLHNDKSTLMYQVETLREELSDMEELLWEARRHADERTKAYERERDCHIILQFQFKEMKETMRRSEELLMEVSQLQEQTRAYSQEVSDLQEALQWKEKKIAALERQREISDVIQIERDQLRIEVLSLREVLKQQHGEVISPEVATNGGPRLDEAEDEVSSSFESRLAKEAPGSRESLLGNTGDMTSRHCQINKPPQSLSFSSADKHMRATGTCREACARQQMNQKGRRKDQMMTFPSRLKPNCVPVNRAKQAVKQSANSDRELTFTPKIKSTNDARLSTKLRKSQAKCKKSISHVYRTSIGKVHKSGQPVSDLNRSTGQTMNKQLAQSFSSPTAMRDNVTVEPSCSTSLICKNCEDFPTIYEQKVIENTTEKCETPHEEADFVLVDSSFAEDATSPEDLPAVWPRSSPTSAAVGQSCKFRNFVEEIKVMAAPEWVLLKVPEGKLFEEQRSSQILETNMEAANKPSVADMDSCEEAHEEMEQ; encoded by the exons ATGGGGACTCAAGGACCCGGCAGAAAGAGGCTGCCCAACCAGGAGAAGCTGACCGCAGAGGACGATGCACTCAAACAGATCGCCCGGGAG GCAGAAGCGCGGTTGGCGGCGAGACGAACTGCAAGGGCGGAAGCCAGAGAGATTCGGATGAAGGAACTGGAGAAGCAACACAAAGAG AAGTATTATGGTCTGGATTATAAATGGGGTCACATTGAGCAGTGGATG GAGGATGGCGAGCGTTATTCTCGCCACTCGCGGAGAATCGCTTCG CTGTCAGATGATGAAGAGCGGATGTCTGTGGGGAGTCGAGGTAGTCTGAAG GTGGAGGAGAGACTAGACAGAGACTTCCTGGATAGA GGCTCCAGGACAGCGCTGACCCTTTCTGCTGCGACTCTCTCGTCACTGGGTGGAGCATCATCTCGCAGAGGAAGCTGTGACACGTCAATCTCCGTGGAGATGGAGGCGTCAATCAGGGAGATGAAG GACTCTGTGGCAGAAGCAGAGGAGAAGTATCGCCGAGCGATGGTTTCAAACGCTCAGCTGCACAACGACAAGTCGACTTTGATGTATCAGGTGGAAACTTTGCGGGAGGAACTGAGCGACATGGAGGAGCTGCTTTGGGAGGCGCGACGGCACGCTGACGAGCGCACAAAA GCATATGAACGTGAGCGTGACTGTCACATTATCCTTCAGTTCCAGTTTAAAGAGATGAAAGAGACTATGAGACGAAGTGAAGAACTTCTGATG GAAGTCTCACAGTTACAAGAACAAACACGTGCGTACTCTCAGGAGGTGTCTGACTTGCAGGAGGCTCTGCAATGGAAGGAAAAGAAGATTGCG GCATTAGAGCGTCAGAGGGAAATCTCTGACGTCATTCAAATCGAGCGCGACCAGCTGAGAATTGAGGTGCTCAGCCTCCGAGAAGTTCTCAAG CAGCAACACGGAGAGGTCATTTCTCCTGAGGTCGCAACCAATGGGGGGCCTAGATTGGACGAGGCTGAGGATGAAGTCAGCAGCAGTTTTGAATCCCGGTTGGCGAAGGAAGCTCCTGGGAGCAGAGAGAGCTTGCTGG GCAACACTGGAGACATGACATCCCGCCATTGTCAGATAAATAAACCCCCGCAGTCGCTCAGCTTCAGCTCGGCCGACAAGCACATGCGAGCTACGGGCACGTGCCGAGAGGCCTGTGCAAGACAACAAATGAATCAGaagggaagaagaaaagatCAGATGATGACATTTCCCTCCAGACTCAAACCAAATTGTGTGCCCGTGAACAGAGCAAAACAAGCGGTGAAGCAGAGTGCAAACTCTGACCGTGAGTTGACTTTTACACCGAAAATCAAGTCAACGAATGATGCCAGACTGTCCACAAAACTGCGCAAAAGTcaagcaaaatgtaaaaaatccaTCTCACATGTTTATAGGACTTCCATTGGGAAAGTCCACAAATCCGGTCAGCCTGTTTCCGACTTGAACCGCTCGACAGGCCAGACAATGAACAAACAGCTCGCTCAATCTTTCTCGTCTCCCACTGCGATGAGAGACAATGTCACAGTGGAGCCATCTTGCTCAACAAGTCTCATATGTAAAAACTGTGAGGATTTTCCTACAATATATGAGCAAAAAGTCATTGAAAATACCACTGAGAAATGCGAAACGCCACACGAAGAAGCAGACTTTGTTTTGGTGGATTCTTCCTTTGCTGAGGACGCCACTTCTCCTGAAGACCTCCCCGCAGTGTGGCCAAGATCTTCGCCGACCTCTGCTGCCGTCGGTCAGAGTTGTAAGTTCAGAAATTTTGTTGAGGAAATCAAGGTCATGGCGGCTCCTGAATGGGTGCTGCTGAAAGTCCCCGAAGGAAAACTCTTTGAGGAGCAACGCTCCAGTCAGATACTGGAGACAAATATGGAGGCTGCAAACAAGCCTTCTGTGGCAGACATGGACAGTTGTGAGGAAGCACATGAGGAGATGGAGCAGTAA
- the lrrfip1b gene encoding leucine-rich repeat flightless-interacting protein 2 isoform X9 encodes MGTQGPGRKRLPNQEKLTAEDDALKQIAREAEARLAARRTARAEAREIRMKELEKQHKEKYYGLDYKWGHIEQWMEDGERYSRHSRRIASLSDDEERMSVGSRGSLKPSDYSSFLGSGSRASSRASSARASPVVEERLDRDFLDRGSRTALTLSAATLSSLGGASSRRGSCDTSISVEMEASIREMKDSVAEAEEKYRRAMVSNAQLHNDKSTLMYQVETLREELSDMEELLWEARRHADERTKAYERERDCHIILQFQFKEMKETMRRSEELLMEVSQLQEQTRAYSQEVSDLQEALQWKEKKIAALERQREISDVIQIERDQLRIEVLSLREVLKQHGEVISPEVATNGGPRLDEAEDEVSSSFESRLAKEAPGSRESLLELHLKKLLEERERFQDQVRMLKTQLFLRQRIGPDGSQNPDENDLKNGTDTHVVDLQRDANRQISDLKFKLVKSEQEVATLEQNVIRLEGQVTRYRTASESAEIVEDELKVEKRKLQRELRSALDQIQELEASNSLLAKRLEKMKANRSILLAQQ; translated from the exons ATGGGGACTCAAGGACCCGGCAGAAAGAGGCTGCCCAACCAGGAGAAGCTGACCGCAGAGGACGATGCACTCAAACAGATCGCCCGGGAG GCAGAAGCGCGGTTGGCGGCGAGACGAACTGCAAGGGCGGAAGCCAGAGAGATTCGGATGAAGGAACTGGAGAAGCAACACAAAGAG AAGTATTATGGTCTGGATTATAAATGGGGTCACATTGAGCAGTGGATG GAGGATGGCGAGCGTTATTCTCGCCACTCGCGGAGAATCGCTTCG CTGTCAGATGATGAAGAGCGGATGTCTGTGGGGAGTCGAGGTAGTCTGAAG CCTTCAGACTACAGCTCATTTCTCGGTTCTGGCTCCCGGGCATCCTCCAGAGCTAGTTCAGCTCGGGCGAGCCCTGTG GTGGAGGAGAGACTAGACAGAGACTTCCTGGATAGA GGCTCCAGGACAGCGCTGACCCTTTCTGCTGCGACTCTCTCGTCACTGGGTGGAGCATCATCTCGCAGAGGAAGCTGTGACACGTCAATCTCCGTGGAGATGGAGGCGTCAATCAGGGAGATGAAG GACTCTGTGGCAGAAGCAGAGGAGAAGTATCGCCGAGCGATGGTTTCAAACGCTCAGCTGCACAACGACAAGTCGACTTTGATGTATCAGGTGGAAACTTTGCGGGAGGAACTGAGCGACATGGAGGAGCTGCTTTGGGAGGCGCGACGGCACGCTGACGAGCGCACAAAA GCATATGAACGTGAGCGTGACTGTCACATTATCCTTCAGTTCCAGTTTAAAGAGATGAAAGAGACTATGAGACGAAGTGAAGAACTTCTGATG GAAGTCTCACAGTTACAAGAACAAACACGTGCGTACTCTCAGGAGGTGTCTGACTTGCAGGAGGCTCTGCAATGGAAGGAAAAGAAGATTGCG GCATTAGAGCGTCAGAGGGAAATCTCTGACGTCATTCAAATCGAGCGCGACCAGCTGAGAATTGAGGTGCTCAGCCTCCGAGAAGTTCTCAAG CAACACGGAGAGGTCATTTCTCCTGAGGTCGCAACCAATGGGGGGCCTAGATTGGACGAGGCTGAGGATGAAGTCAGCAGCAGTTTTGAATCCCGGTTGGCGAAGGAAGCTCCTGGGAGCAGAGAGAGCTTGCTGG AGTTGCATCTGAAGAAGTTACTTGAAGAAAGAGAACGTTTCCAGGATCAG GTGAGAATGCTCAAGACTCAACTATTTCTGAGGCAAAGAATTGGACCTGATGGGAGCCAAAATCCTGACGAAAACGATCTGAAAAATGGCACAGACACGCATGTGGTGGATCTTCAGA GAGATGCAAACAGACAAATCAGTGACCTGAAGTTCAAACTAGTGAAGTCTGAACAGGAAGTGGCCACCCTGGAACAGAAC GTCATCCGACTGGAAGGTCAGGTGACTCGTTACAGGACGGCGTCGGAGAGCGCAGAGATAGTCGAGGATGAGCTGAAGGTCGAGAAGAGAAAACTACAAAGAGAA TTGCGTTCTGCTCTGGATCAGATCCAGGAGCTGGAAGCGTCCAACAGCCTCCTCGCCAAACGTCTGGAGAAGATGAAGGCCAACCGTAGCATCCTGCTGGCCCAGCAGTGA
- the lrrfip1b gene encoding uncharacterized protein lrrfip1b isoform X3 translates to MGTQGPGRKRLPNQEKLTAEDDALKQIAREAEARLAARRTARAEAREIRMKELEKQHKEEDGERYSRHSRRIASLSDDEERMSVGSRGSLKPSDYSSFLGSGSRASSRASSARASPVVEERLDRDFLDRGSRTALTLSAATLSSLGGASSRRGSCDTSISVEMEASIREMKDSVAEAEEKYRRAMVSNAQLHNDKSTLMYQVETLREELSDMEELLWEARRHADERTKAYERERDCHIILQFQFKEMKETMRRSEELLMEVSQLQEQTRAYSQEVSDLQEALQWKEKKIAALERQREISDVIQIERDQLRIEVLSLREVLKQQHGEVISPEVATNGGPRLDEAEDEVSSSFESRLAKEAPGSRESLLGNTGDMTSRHCQINKPPQSLSFSSADKHMRATGTCREACARQQMNQKGRRKDQMMTFPSRLKPNCVPVNRAKQAVKQSANSDRELTFTPKIKSTNDARLSTKLRKSQAKCKKSISHVYRTSIGKVHKSGQPVSDLNRSTGQTMNKQLAQSFSSPTAMRDNVTVEPSCSTSLICKNCEDFPTIYEQKVIENTTEKCETPHEEADFVLVDSSFAEDATSPEDLPAVWPRSSPTSAAVGQSCKFRNFVEEIKVMAAPEWVLLKVPEGKLFEEQRSSQILETNMEAANKPSVADMDSCEEAHEEMEQ, encoded by the exons ATGGGGACTCAAGGACCCGGCAGAAAGAGGCTGCCCAACCAGGAGAAGCTGACCGCAGAGGACGATGCACTCAAACAGATCGCCCGGGAG GCAGAAGCGCGGTTGGCGGCGAGACGAACTGCAAGGGCGGAAGCCAGAGAGATTCGGATGAAGGAACTGGAGAAGCAACACAAAGAG GAGGATGGCGAGCGTTATTCTCGCCACTCGCGGAGAATCGCTTCG CTGTCAGATGATGAAGAGCGGATGTCTGTGGGGAGTCGAGGTAGTCTGAAG CCTTCAGACTACAGCTCATTTCTCGGTTCTGGCTCCCGGGCATCCTCCAGAGCTAGTTCAGCTCGGGCGAGCCCTGTG GTGGAGGAGAGACTAGACAGAGACTTCCTGGATAGA GGCTCCAGGACAGCGCTGACCCTTTCTGCTGCGACTCTCTCGTCACTGGGTGGAGCATCATCTCGCAGAGGAAGCTGTGACACGTCAATCTCCGTGGAGATGGAGGCGTCAATCAGGGAGATGAAG GACTCTGTGGCAGAAGCAGAGGAGAAGTATCGCCGAGCGATGGTTTCAAACGCTCAGCTGCACAACGACAAGTCGACTTTGATGTATCAGGTGGAAACTTTGCGGGAGGAACTGAGCGACATGGAGGAGCTGCTTTGGGAGGCGCGACGGCACGCTGACGAGCGCACAAAA GCATATGAACGTGAGCGTGACTGTCACATTATCCTTCAGTTCCAGTTTAAAGAGATGAAAGAGACTATGAGACGAAGTGAAGAACTTCTGATG GAAGTCTCACAGTTACAAGAACAAACACGTGCGTACTCTCAGGAGGTGTCTGACTTGCAGGAGGCTCTGCAATGGAAGGAAAAGAAGATTGCG GCATTAGAGCGTCAGAGGGAAATCTCTGACGTCATTCAAATCGAGCGCGACCAGCTGAGAATTGAGGTGCTCAGCCTCCGAGAAGTTCTCAAG CAGCAACACGGAGAGGTCATTTCTCCTGAGGTCGCAACCAATGGGGGGCCTAGATTGGACGAGGCTGAGGATGAAGTCAGCAGCAGTTTTGAATCCCGGTTGGCGAAGGAAGCTCCTGGGAGCAGAGAGAGCTTGCTGG GCAACACTGGAGACATGACATCCCGCCATTGTCAGATAAATAAACCCCCGCAGTCGCTCAGCTTCAGCTCGGCCGACAAGCACATGCGAGCTACGGGCACGTGCCGAGAGGCCTGTGCAAGACAACAAATGAATCAGaagggaagaagaaaagatCAGATGATGACATTTCCCTCCAGACTCAAACCAAATTGTGTGCCCGTGAACAGAGCAAAACAAGCGGTGAAGCAGAGTGCAAACTCTGACCGTGAGTTGACTTTTACACCGAAAATCAAGTCAACGAATGATGCCAGACTGTCCACAAAACTGCGCAAAAGTcaagcaaaatgtaaaaaatccaTCTCACATGTTTATAGGACTTCCATTGGGAAAGTCCACAAATCCGGTCAGCCTGTTTCCGACTTGAACCGCTCGACAGGCCAGACAATGAACAAACAGCTCGCTCAATCTTTCTCGTCTCCCACTGCGATGAGAGACAATGTCACAGTGGAGCCATCTTGCTCAACAAGTCTCATATGTAAAAACTGTGAGGATTTTCCTACAATATATGAGCAAAAAGTCATTGAAAATACCACTGAGAAATGCGAAACGCCACACGAAGAAGCAGACTTTGTTTTGGTGGATTCTTCCTTTGCTGAGGACGCCACTTCTCCTGAAGACCTCCCCGCAGTGTGGCCAAGATCTTCGCCGACCTCTGCTGCCGTCGGTCAGAGTTGTAAGTTCAGAAATTTTGTTGAGGAAATCAAGGTCATGGCGGCTCCTGAATGGGTGCTGCTGAAAGTCCCCGAAGGAAAACTCTTTGAGGAGCAACGCTCCAGTCAGATACTGGAGACAAATATGGAGGCTGCAAACAAGCCTTCTGTGGCAGACATGGACAGTTGTGAGGAAGCACATGAGGAGATGGAGCAGTAA
- the lrrfip1b gene encoding uncharacterized protein lrrfip1b isoform X5, translated as MGTQGPGRKRLPNQEKLTAEDDALKQIAREAEARLAARRTARAEAREIRMKELEKQHKELSDDEERMSVGSRGSLKPSDYSSFLGSGSRASSRASSARASPVVEERLDRDFLDRGSRTALTLSAATLSSLGGASSRRGSCDTSISVEMEASIREMKDSVAEAEEKYRRAMVSNAQLHNDKSTLMYQVETLREELSDMEELLWEARRHADERTKAYERERDCHIILQFQFKEMKETMRRSEELLMEVSQLQEQTRAYSQEVSDLQEALQWKEKKIAALERQREISDVIQIERDQLRIEVLSLREVLKQQHGEVISPEVATNGGPRLDEAEDEVSSSFESRLAKEAPGSRESLLGNTGDMTSRHCQINKPPQSLSFSSADKHMRATGTCREACARQQMNQKGRRKDQMMTFPSRLKPNCVPVNRAKQAVKQSANSDRELTFTPKIKSTNDARLSTKLRKSQAKCKKSISHVYRTSIGKVHKSGQPVSDLNRSTGQTMNKQLAQSFSSPTAMRDNVTVEPSCSTSLICKNCEDFPTIYEQKVIENTTEKCETPHEEADFVLVDSSFAEDATSPEDLPAVWPRSSPTSAAVGQSCKFRNFVEEIKVMAAPEWVLLKVPEGKLFEEQRSSQILETNMEAANKPSVADMDSCEEAHEEMEQ; from the exons ATGGGGACTCAAGGACCCGGCAGAAAGAGGCTGCCCAACCAGGAGAAGCTGACCGCAGAGGACGATGCACTCAAACAGATCGCCCGGGAG GCAGAAGCGCGGTTGGCGGCGAGACGAACTGCAAGGGCGGAAGCCAGAGAGATTCGGATGAAGGAACTGGAGAAGCAACACAAAGAG CTGTCAGATGATGAAGAGCGGATGTCTGTGGGGAGTCGAGGTAGTCTGAAG CCTTCAGACTACAGCTCATTTCTCGGTTCTGGCTCCCGGGCATCCTCCAGAGCTAGTTCAGCTCGGGCGAGCCCTGTG GTGGAGGAGAGACTAGACAGAGACTTCCTGGATAGA GGCTCCAGGACAGCGCTGACCCTTTCTGCTGCGACTCTCTCGTCACTGGGTGGAGCATCATCTCGCAGAGGAAGCTGTGACACGTCAATCTCCGTGGAGATGGAGGCGTCAATCAGGGAGATGAAG GACTCTGTGGCAGAAGCAGAGGAGAAGTATCGCCGAGCGATGGTTTCAAACGCTCAGCTGCACAACGACAAGTCGACTTTGATGTATCAGGTGGAAACTTTGCGGGAGGAACTGAGCGACATGGAGGAGCTGCTTTGGGAGGCGCGACGGCACGCTGACGAGCGCACAAAA GCATATGAACGTGAGCGTGACTGTCACATTATCCTTCAGTTCCAGTTTAAAGAGATGAAAGAGACTATGAGACGAAGTGAAGAACTTCTGATG GAAGTCTCACAGTTACAAGAACAAACACGTGCGTACTCTCAGGAGGTGTCTGACTTGCAGGAGGCTCTGCAATGGAAGGAAAAGAAGATTGCG GCATTAGAGCGTCAGAGGGAAATCTCTGACGTCATTCAAATCGAGCGCGACCAGCTGAGAATTGAGGTGCTCAGCCTCCGAGAAGTTCTCAAG CAGCAACACGGAGAGGTCATTTCTCCTGAGGTCGCAACCAATGGGGGGCCTAGATTGGACGAGGCTGAGGATGAAGTCAGCAGCAGTTTTGAATCCCGGTTGGCGAAGGAAGCTCCTGGGAGCAGAGAGAGCTTGCTGG GCAACACTGGAGACATGACATCCCGCCATTGTCAGATAAATAAACCCCCGCAGTCGCTCAGCTTCAGCTCGGCCGACAAGCACATGCGAGCTACGGGCACGTGCCGAGAGGCCTGTGCAAGACAACAAATGAATCAGaagggaagaagaaaagatCAGATGATGACATTTCCCTCCAGACTCAAACCAAATTGTGTGCCCGTGAACAGAGCAAAACAAGCGGTGAAGCAGAGTGCAAACTCTGACCGTGAGTTGACTTTTACACCGAAAATCAAGTCAACGAATGATGCCAGACTGTCCACAAAACTGCGCAAAAGTcaagcaaaatgtaaaaaatccaTCTCACATGTTTATAGGACTTCCATTGGGAAAGTCCACAAATCCGGTCAGCCTGTTTCCGACTTGAACCGCTCGACAGGCCAGACAATGAACAAACAGCTCGCTCAATCTTTCTCGTCTCCCACTGCGATGAGAGACAATGTCACAGTGGAGCCATCTTGCTCAACAAGTCTCATATGTAAAAACTGTGAGGATTTTCCTACAATATATGAGCAAAAAGTCATTGAAAATACCACTGAGAAATGCGAAACGCCACACGAAGAAGCAGACTTTGTTTTGGTGGATTCTTCCTTTGCTGAGGACGCCACTTCTCCTGAAGACCTCCCCGCAGTGTGGCCAAGATCTTCGCCGACCTCTGCTGCCGTCGGTCAGAGTTGTAAGTTCAGAAATTTTGTTGAGGAAATCAAGGTCATGGCGGCTCCTGAATGGGTGCTGCTGAAAGTCCCCGAAGGAAAACTCTTTGAGGAGCAACGCTCCAGTCAGATACTGGAGACAAATATGGAGGCTGCAAACAAGCCTTCTGTGGCAGACATGGACAGTTGTGAGGAAGCACATGAGGAGATGGAGCAGTAA
- the lrrfip1b gene encoding uncharacterized protein lrrfip1b isoform X1, with protein sequence MGTQGPGRKRLPNQEKLTAEDDALKQIAREAEARLAARRTARAEAREIRMKELEKQHKEKYYGLDYKWGHIEQWMEDGERYSRHSRRIASLSDDEERMSVGSRGSLKPSDYSSFLGSGSRASSRASSARASPVVEERLDRDFLDRGSRTALTLSAATLSSLGGASSRRGSCDTSISVEMEASIREMKDSVAEAEEKYRRAMVSNAQLHNDKSTLMYQVETLREELSDMEELLWEARRHADERTKAYERERDCHIILQFQFKEMKETMRRSEELLMEVSQLQEQTRAYSQEVSDLQEALQWKEKKIAALERQREISDVIQIERDQLRIEVLSLREVLKQQHGEVISPEVATNGGPRLDEAEDEVSSSFESRLAKEAPGSRESLLGNTGDMTSRHCQINKPPQSLSFSSADKHMRATGTCREACARQQMNQKGRRKDQMMTFPSRLKPNCVPVNRAKQAVKQSANSDRELTFTPKIKSTNDARLSTKLRKSQAKCKKSISHVYRTSIGKVHKSGQPVSDLNRSTGQTMNKQLAQSFSSPTAMRDNVTVEPSCSTSLICKNCEDFPTIYEQKVIENTTEKCETPHEEADFVLVDSSFAEDATSPEDLPAVWPRSSPTSAAVGQSCKFRNFVEEIKVMAAPEWVLLKVPEGKLFEEQRSSQILETNMEAANKPSVADMDSCEEAHEEMEQ encoded by the exons ATGGGGACTCAAGGACCCGGCAGAAAGAGGCTGCCCAACCAGGAGAAGCTGACCGCAGAGGACGATGCACTCAAACAGATCGCCCGGGAG GCAGAAGCGCGGTTGGCGGCGAGACGAACTGCAAGGGCGGAAGCCAGAGAGATTCGGATGAAGGAACTGGAGAAGCAACACAAAGAG AAGTATTATGGTCTGGATTATAAATGGGGTCACATTGAGCAGTGGATG GAGGATGGCGAGCGTTATTCTCGCCACTCGCGGAGAATCGCTTCG CTGTCAGATGATGAAGAGCGGATGTCTGTGGGGAGTCGAGGTAGTCTGAAG CCTTCAGACTACAGCTCATTTCTCGGTTCTGGCTCCCGGGCATCCTCCAGAGCTAGTTCAGCTCGGGCGAGCCCTGTG GTGGAGGAGAGACTAGACAGAGACTTCCTGGATAGA GGCTCCAGGACAGCGCTGACCCTTTCTGCTGCGACTCTCTCGTCACTGGGTGGAGCATCATCTCGCAGAGGAAGCTGTGACACGTCAATCTCCGTGGAGATGGAGGCGTCAATCAGGGAGATGAAG GACTCTGTGGCAGAAGCAGAGGAGAAGTATCGCCGAGCGATGGTTTCAAACGCTCAGCTGCACAACGACAAGTCGACTTTGATGTATCAGGTGGAAACTTTGCGGGAGGAACTGAGCGACATGGAGGAGCTGCTTTGGGAGGCGCGACGGCACGCTGACGAGCGCACAAAA GCATATGAACGTGAGCGTGACTGTCACATTATCCTTCAGTTCCAGTTTAAAGAGATGAAAGAGACTATGAGACGAAGTGAAGAACTTCTGATG GAAGTCTCACAGTTACAAGAACAAACACGTGCGTACTCTCAGGAGGTGTCTGACTTGCAGGAGGCTCTGCAATGGAAGGAAAAGAAGATTGCG GCATTAGAGCGTCAGAGGGAAATCTCTGACGTCATTCAAATCGAGCGCGACCAGCTGAGAATTGAGGTGCTCAGCCTCCGAGAAGTTCTCAAG CAGCAACACGGAGAGGTCATTTCTCCTGAGGTCGCAACCAATGGGGGGCCTAGATTGGACGAGGCTGAGGATGAAGTCAGCAGCAGTTTTGAATCCCGGTTGGCGAAGGAAGCTCCTGGGAGCAGAGAGAGCTTGCTGG GCAACACTGGAGACATGACATCCCGCCATTGTCAGATAAATAAACCCCCGCAGTCGCTCAGCTTCAGCTCGGCCGACAAGCACATGCGAGCTACGGGCACGTGCCGAGAGGCCTGTGCAAGACAACAAATGAATCAGaagggaagaagaaaagatCAGATGATGACATTTCCCTCCAGACTCAAACCAAATTGTGTGCCCGTGAACAGAGCAAAACAAGCGGTGAAGCAGAGTGCAAACTCTGACCGTGAGTTGACTTTTACACCGAAAATCAAGTCAACGAATGATGCCAGACTGTCCACAAAACTGCGCAAAAGTcaagcaaaatgtaaaaaatccaTCTCACATGTTTATAGGACTTCCATTGGGAAAGTCCACAAATCCGGTCAGCCTGTTTCCGACTTGAACCGCTCGACAGGCCAGACAATGAACAAACAGCTCGCTCAATCTTTCTCGTCTCCCACTGCGATGAGAGACAATGTCACAGTGGAGCCATCTTGCTCAACAAGTCTCATATGTAAAAACTGTGAGGATTTTCCTACAATATATGAGCAAAAAGTCATTGAAAATACCACTGAGAAATGCGAAACGCCACACGAAGAAGCAGACTTTGTTTTGGTGGATTCTTCCTTTGCTGAGGACGCCACTTCTCCTGAAGACCTCCCCGCAGTGTGGCCAAGATCTTCGCCGACCTCTGCTGCCGTCGGTCAGAGTTGTAAGTTCAGAAATTTTGTTGAGGAAATCAAGGTCATGGCGGCTCCTGAATGGGTGCTGCTGAAAGTCCCCGAAGGAAAACTCTTTGAGGAGCAACGCTCCAGTCAGATACTGGAGACAAATATGGAGGCTGCAAACAAGCCTTCTGTGGCAGACATGGACAGTTGTGAGGAAGCACATGAGGAGATGGAGCAGTAA